A window from Telopea speciosissima isolate NSW1024214 ecotype Mountain lineage chromosome 8, Tspe_v1, whole genome shotgun sequence encodes these proteins:
- the LOC122672629 gene encoding N-terminal acetyltransferase A complex auxiliary subunit NAA15-like translates to MGGSLPPKEANLFKLIVKSYETKQYKKGLKAADAILKKFPDHGETLSMKGLTLNCMDRKAEAFELVRRGLKSDLKSHVCWHVYGLLYRSDREYREAIKCYRNALKIDPDNVEILRDLSLLQVETLYTGLYFLKWSRTIYKLQNSCPCLLYLQTVSNYLNHRGN, encoded by the exons ATGGGGGGTTCGCTTCCACCCAAGGAGGCCAATCTCTTCAAGCTCATTGTT AAATCATATGAGACTAAGCAGTATAAAAAGGGATTGAAGGCTGCAGATGCTATCTTGAAAAAGTTTCCAGATCATGGAG AAACATTGTCTATGAAGGGGTTAACATTGAACTGCATGGACCGCAAAGCTGAGGCATTTGAACTTGTCAGGCGTGGACTAAAG AGCGACCTTAAAAGTCATGTTTGCTGGCACGTTTATGGCCTCCTATATCGATCAGATAGGGAGTACCGAGAGGCCATCAAATGCTACCGAAATGCTCTAAAGATTGATCCAGACAACGTTGAAATACTTAGAGATCTCTCTCTATTACAGGTTGAAACTCTATATACAGGACTTTATTTCTTGAAGTGGTCTCGTACAATCTACAAACTACAAAATTCTTGTCCTTGTTTGCTGTACTTACAAACTGTAAGCAATTATCTAAATCACAGAGGTAATTAG